From Bradyrhizobium sp. sBnM-33:
GTCTTTCGCGGTGTTCGTCGCAATCTGGTGGATCGCCTCGCTGCTTGCCGGTGACGCGAAGCTTCCACCTCCCCCCACCGTGCTCACGGCCATGATTGCGGAAGCCCGATCGGGTAACCTGTTCTTCCATCTCGGCGCGACATTGGCACGCGTTGCGCTCGCCTTCACCCTGGCGATGGCGCTGGGCGCGGCCATCGGATACCTGATGGGCCGGGTGCGACTTGCCGATCGGCTTGGTGACCCCTGGCTGATCCTGCTGCTCAATCTGCCGGCGCTCGTGGTTATCGTGCTCGCCTACATCTGGGCCGGATTGACTGAAGTGGCCGCAATTGCGGCAATCGCCATCAACAAGCTCCCGACCGCTGTCGTGACGTTGCGCGAGGGAGCACGTGCCCTCGACGCGGCGCTCGACGAAATGGCGACGGTATTCGCGTTGCCGCGCTGGAGCAGGTTTCGACACGTCATTTTGCCGCAACTGTCGCCCTATATCGCAGCCGCCGCACGATCAGGACTTTCCCTGGTCTGGAAGATCGTACTTGTTGCGGAATTGCTTGGACGTCCAAACGGTGTTGGTTTCGAGATTGGCGTGGCGTTCCAGCTATTCGACATTCCATTATTGCTGGCCTACTCGCTGAGCTTCGCCGCGGTCGTGCTTCTCATTGAAACCTTG
This genomic window contains:
- a CDS encoding ABC transporter permease, whose amino-acid sequence is MARLLSFAVFVAIWWIASLLAGDAKLPPPPTVLTAMIAEARSGNLFFHLGATLARVALAFTLAMALGAAIGYLMGRVRLADRLGDPWLILLLNLPALVVIVLAYIWAGLTEVAAIAAIAINKLPTAVVTLREGARALDAALDEMATVFALPRWSRFRHVILPQLSPYIAAAARSGLSLVWKIVLVAELLGRPNGVGFEIGVAFQLFDIPLLLAYSLSFAAVVLLIETLLVQPFEARVSRWRPRAA